In a single window of the Populus alba chromosome 16, ASM523922v2, whole genome shotgun sequence genome:
- the LOC118037274 gene encoding uncharacterized protein: MSKIMSDNPPDWSQFYQQNLSNQVLPPIRPMFNDRGVADVNIIASTAMDTASISNPMGSGNPSSSGHLSPEGRVAKPIRRRSRASRRTPTTLLNTDTTNFRAMVQQFTGGPSAPFATGSQINATNFGYAVGVHRQGHHGNHPGPVMMPPGYHLQYHQQQQQQFQQQSQPPPPYMFSLRNSNMGTNTSTTTAPGDVFFQRLGNPRAATTMEVSDHGYSTEGAVISSLVAPSRPPSSSSNENRSNTFLF; encoded by the coding sequence ATGAGCAAAATCATGTCCGATAATCCTCCCGATTGGTCTCAATTCTATCAACAAAATCTCTCGAACCAAGTTTTACCTCCTATTCGACCCATGTTCAACGATCGTGGGGTCGCTGATGTGAATATCATCGCCAGCACCGCCATGGACACGGCCAGCATATCGAACCCTATGGGTTCGGGCAATCCTAGCTCAAGTGGTCATTTGAGCCCCGAAGGTCGAGTTGCCAAGCCTATTCGGAGAAGGTCTAGGGCTTCAAGAAGAACCCCGACAACATTACTCAATACAGACACCACGAATTTCCGAGCCATGGTGCAACAATTCACCGGGGGTCCTAGTGCACCATTTGCAACAGGATCACAAATTAATGCCACAAATTTTGGTTATGCAGTAGGTGTTCATCGTCAAGGCCATCATGGTAATCACCCTGGTCCAGTTATGATGCCCCCGGGGTATCATTTGCAATatcatcagcagcagcagcagcaatttCAGCAGCAAAGCCAGCCACCACCACCATACATGTTCTCACTGAGAAACAGTAATATGGGTACCAACACTAGTACCACCACTGCTCCTGGTGATGTGTTCTTTCAAAGACTTGGAAACCCTAGAGCCGCTACAACCATGGAAGTCTCTGATCATGGGTACTCAACTGAAGGAGCTGTAATTTCCTCCCTGGTGGCTCCTTCTAGGCCTCCATCTTCCAGCTCCAATGAGAACAGAAGTAATACTTTCTTATTCTGA
- the LOC118037275 gene encoding 7-deoxyloganetin glucosyltransferase-like, giving the protein MAEVIKPHVVCIPFPLQGHINPMFKIAKLLHHKGFHVTFVNTEINHKGILDARGPNALDGLPDFCFETLPIEHPPSNSHISATLNLVALRQACGKSLLSPLRDLIARLNDTAANPPVTCMVSDAMLTYTQVLTEELEMPNVFVWQIAATGVVSFAHFRDQMKQLVTLLKEPSQKTDDMLDKKVEWIPGTKGARMRDLLNVIRARDRNGYMEDSSEGDMERLSKASAVIFNTYYSLEGEDLNSLSSIFGRVYSIGPAQMFLNHISNDFYESVDGNLWNAEPECIKWLDSKEPGSVIYVSFGSSTVTTAEELVELAWGLADSKHNFLWIIRPDLIKGDSEILPQDFLFETKEKGFVASWCPQEQVLNHPSIGAFLTHCGWNSTIESISAGVPMICWPFFGDQFANSRKICNEWGIGLELRDGFKREEVENIVNEILIGEKGKKVKEKVLEWKKMAEEATGFHGSSSLNLNNLVTEVLLSKS; this is encoded by the exons ATGGCAGAAGTTATTAAGCCTCATGTGGTGTGTATCCCATTCCCATTGCAAGGGCACATAAACCCTATGTTCAAAATAGCGAAGCTCCTTCACCATAAAGGTTTTCATGTAACCTTTGTCAACACAGAAATCAACCACAAAGGAATACTTGATGCGAGAGGCCCTAATGCCCTTGATGGTTTGCCTGACTTCTGTTTTGAGACTTTACCAATCGAGCACCCTCCTTCAAATTCCCACATAAGTGCCACCCTGAACCTTGTTGCCCTTCGACAGGCATGTGGAAAGAGCCTTTTGTCTCCCTTGAGAGACCTCATTGCTAGACTCAATGACACTGCTGCAAATCCTCCTGTGACATGCATGGTGTCTGATGCTATGTTGACGTACACTCAAGTACTCACTGAAGAACTTGAAATGCCGAATGTGTTTGTTTGGCAGATAGCTGCGACTGGGGTTGTGAGCTTTGCACATTTTCGTGATCAAATGAAGCAACTGGTCACTCTTCTCAAAG AACCAAGCCAAAAAACTGATGACATGTTGGACAAAAAGGTGGAATGGATTCCAGGAACGAAAGGTGCACGAATGAGAGATCTTCTTAATGTTATCCGAGCTCGAGATCGAAATGGATACATGGAAGATAGTAGCGAGGGAGATATGGAAAGACTTTCCAAGGCATCGGCAGTTATTTTCAATACCTATTATAGCTTGGAGGGTGAAGACTTGAACAGCCTCTCGTCTATTTTTGGTCGAGTTTATAGCATTGGTCCTGCTCAAATGTTTTTGAATCACATCTCTAATGATTTTTATGAATCTGTTGATGGAAATCTATGGAATGCTGAGCCTGAATGCATCAAATGGCTTGATTCGAAGGAGCCAGGTTCGGTGATTTATGTAAGTTTTGGTAGCTCGACAGTAACAACAGCAGAGGAGCTAGTTGAGCTTGCTTGGGGACTTGCAGATAGCAAGCACAACTTCTTGTGGATAATTAGGCCAGATTTGATTAAAGGAGACTCGGAAATTCTACCACAGGACTTTCTTTTCGAAACTAAAGAGAAAGGTTTTGTAGCAAGTTGGTGCCCACAAGAGCAAGTCCTTAACCATCCATCAATAGGAGCATTCCTAACACATTGTGGGTGGAACTCAACGATTGAAAGCATATCTGCCGGGGTGCCGATGATTTGTTGGCCATTCTTTGGGGACCAATTTGCAAACTCAAGAAAGATTTGCAACGAATGGGGAATTGGCTTGGAGCTGAGAGATGGATTCAAAAGAGAAGAAGTGGAGAACATTGTTAACGAGATATTGATAGGTGAAAAGGGTAAGAAAGTGAAGGAAAAGGTCTTGGAATGGAAGAAAATGGCAGAAGAGGCCACAGGTTTTCATGGTTCATCTTCTTTAAACTTGAACAATTTGGTCACTGAAGTTCTGCTATCGAAAagttga